The following proteins come from a genomic window of Pleuronectes platessa chromosome 2, fPlePla1.1, whole genome shotgun sequence:
- the LOC128451416 gene encoding NCK-interacting protein with SH3 domain isoform X1, translating to MYRSLFAFRSAEANSLHFAVGESFLILERSNNHWWLGSRCSSGETGYIPASYIEKIKAPEQDEVLQSIDRAIEGIHNVALKNGGKYNLEQRDVLQKLIHHRKETLARRSSSSSSSLQKQGLPTSSSEISLSNTPPPPNGLNRDYGRHSSVPLSGSMDNMQGEQGLYQVPPQPRRAAPTTPPPPEKQRNSRPAAEPDVPSRVSSLSLSPAPSLSISTTSLESGSCPSLVSSDVSLPSVSSTPPPPVPSRVKPTALPLEMLPSDSPPQPAPVKKSPAPQPPQPTATSEPTAENQPESEWPVAPPSVAESRPGSPTITEPVPMTIGAELIELVRKNTSLSYELSRVAVGVVVGHLQTTLPQASSALEQVLLTLVESKDSSPALPQGQVCHDEQRLEVIFSDLARHRDDSQQRSWALHEDHALIACYLEELLKILTDADPEVCKRMCKADHFESIISLVSYYQMELRVSLRLLLLKVFGAMCSLDAAFISTLLNSILPMELARDLQNDTQEHQKMCYTALVLTMIFSMGEQVPYHHYEHLNADFVQFLLDVVEEGLPSDPTEQLPDTFLNLLLAFNLHHTTPSNNVIMEEVKKKNLKILSEKVLLLLNRGDDPVCMFKHTPPAPHSVLKFLQDVFADRETADIFYRTDMMVMIDIAVRQISDLSPGDKVRMEYLSLMHSIMRSTDYLEHQHRLSDLQGALQRILREEEDPGEEEGSATAKQMDKLIVQQIYKEFPQISENQV from the exons GCTCCAGAGCAGGATGAGGTGTTGCAGTCCATCGACCGAGCAATCGAAGGCATCCACAACGTGGCCTTAAAAAATGGAGGCAAATACAACCTGGAGCAGCGAGACGTTCTGCA GAAGTTgatccatcacaggaaggagaCCCTGGCACGACgaagttcctcctcctcctcctcccttcagaAACAAGGCCTCCCTACTTCCAGCAGTGAAATATCTCTCAGTaacactcctcctccacccaaCGGCCTTAACCGAGACTATGGACGACACAGCAGCGTGCCGTTATCAGGAAGCATGGACAATATGCAAGGAGAGCAGGGCTTGTATCAG gTGCCCCCTCAGCCTCGACGTGCGGCTCCGaccacccctcctccccccgAGAAGCAGAGAAACAGTCGACCTGCAG cAGAGCCGGATGTCCCCTCCAGagtgtcctctctctccctgtcccctgctccctccctctcaatCAGCACCACCTCTTTGGAGTCGGGCTCCTGCCCCTCCCTGGTCTCCTCTGATGTCAGCTTGCCAAGCGTCTCcagcaccccccctcctcccgtgCCATCTCGTGTGAAGCCCACTGCGCTGCCTTTAGAAATGTTGCCCTCCGACTCCCCTCCTCAGCCGGCTCCTGTGAAGAAGAGCCCGGCGCCGCAGCCTCCCCAGCCCACCGCCACTTCAGAGCCCACTGCGGAGAACCAGCCCGAAAGCGAATGGCCGGTTGCCCCCCCGTCTGTCGCTGAGAGCCGCCCTGGCAGCCCCACTATCACTGAGCCGGTGCCCATGACCATCGGGGCTGAGCTGATTGAGCTGGTGCGGAAGAACACAAGCTTGAGTTACGAGCTGTCGCGGGTCGCTGTGGGCGTGGTGGTCGGCCATCTGCAGACCACTTTGCCTCAAGCATCCTCCGCCCTGGAGCAGGTTCTCCTCACGCTGGTGGAGAGCAAG gaCTCGAGTCCCGCTCTGCCGCAGGGTCAGGTGTGTCATGACGAGCAGCGGCTGGAGGTCATCTTCAGTGACCTCGCCCGTCACCGTGACGACTCCCAGCAGCGTAGCTGGGCGCTTCACGAGGACCACGCGCTGATCGCCTGctacctggaggagctgctgaagaTTCTG ACTGATGCCGATCCAGAGGTGTGTAAGAGGATGTGCAAGGCCGACCACTTCGAGAGCATCATCTCTCTGGTTTCATATTACCAGATG GAGCTCCGCGTGTcactgcggctgctgctgctcaaagtGTTCGGGGCGATGTGCAGCCTGGACGCCGCCTTCATCTCCACGCTGCTCAACTCCATCCTGCCCATGGAGCTGGCCAGAGACCTGCAGAATGACACACAAG AGCATCAGAAGATGTGTTACACAGCTTTGGTGCTGACTATGATCTTCTCGATGGGCGAGCAGGTGCCATATCATCACTATG AACACCTGAATGCAGACTTTGTTCAGTTCCTGCTGGATGTGGTGGAGGAGGGGCTTCCCTCCGACCCCACAGAGCAGCTGCCCGACACCTTCCTCAACCTGCTGCTGGCCTTCAACCTGCACCACACAA CTCCCAGCAACAATGTGatcatggaggaggtgaagaagaaaaatctcAAGATCCTCTCAGAGAAAGTTCTTCTGCTTCTGAACAGAGgcg ACGACCCTGTGTGTATGTTCAAACACACCCCGCCTGCACCGCACTCTGTGCTCAAGTTTCTGCAGGATGTTTTTGCCGACAGAGAGACGGCTGACATCTTCTACCGCACTGACATGATGGTGATGATTGACATCGCCGTCCGGCAAATATCTGACCTTTCACCTGGAGATaag GTGAGGATGGAGTACCTTTCCCTGATGCACTCCATAATGCGCTCGACGGACTACCTGGAGCACCAGCACCGTCTGTCTGACCTGCAGGGGGCACTGCAGAGGATTctcagggaggaggaagatcccggagaggaggaagggagcgCTACAGCGAAACAGATGGATAAGCTCATTGTGCAGCAGATCTACAAGGAGTTCCCACAGATCAGTGAGAACCAGGTCTAA
- the LOC128451416 gene encoding NCK-interacting protein with SH3 domain isoform X2 yields the protein MYRSLFAFRSAEANSLHFAVGESFLILERSNNHWWLGSRCSSGETGYIPASYIEKIKAPEQDEVLQSIDRAIEGIHNVALKNGGKYNLEQRDVLQKLIHHRKETLARRSSSSSSSLQKQGLPTSSSEISLSNTPPPPNGLNRDYGRHSSVPLSGSMDNMQGEQGLYQVPPQPRRAAPTTPPPPEKQRNSRPAEPDVPSRVSSLSLSPAPSLSISTTSLESGSCPSLVSSDVSLPSVSSTPPPPVPSRVKPTALPLEMLPSDSPPQPAPVKKSPAPQPPQPTATSEPTAENQPESEWPVAPPSVAESRPGSPTITEPVPMTIGAELIELVRKNTSLSYELSRVAVGVVVGHLQTTLPQASSALEQVLLTLVESKDSSPALPQGQVCHDEQRLEVIFSDLARHRDDSQQRSWALHEDHALIACYLEELLKILTDADPEVCKRMCKADHFESIISLVSYYQMELRVSLRLLLLKVFGAMCSLDAAFISTLLNSILPMELARDLQNDTQEHQKMCYTALVLTMIFSMGEQVPYHHYEHLNADFVQFLLDVVEEGLPSDPTEQLPDTFLNLLLAFNLHHTTPSNNVIMEEVKKKNLKILSEKVLLLLNRGDDPVCMFKHTPPAPHSVLKFLQDVFADRETADIFYRTDMMVMIDIAVRQISDLSPGDKVRMEYLSLMHSIMRSTDYLEHQHRLSDLQGALQRILREEEDPGEEEGSATAKQMDKLIVQQIYKEFPQISENQV from the exons GCTCCAGAGCAGGATGAGGTGTTGCAGTCCATCGACCGAGCAATCGAAGGCATCCACAACGTGGCCTTAAAAAATGGAGGCAAATACAACCTGGAGCAGCGAGACGTTCTGCA GAAGTTgatccatcacaggaaggagaCCCTGGCACGACgaagttcctcctcctcctcctcccttcagaAACAAGGCCTCCCTACTTCCAGCAGTGAAATATCTCTCAGTaacactcctcctccacccaaCGGCCTTAACCGAGACTATGGACGACACAGCAGCGTGCCGTTATCAGGAAGCATGGACAATATGCAAGGAGAGCAGGGCTTGTATCAG gTGCCCCCTCAGCCTCGACGTGCGGCTCCGaccacccctcctccccccgAGAAGCAGAGAAACAGTCGACCTGCAG AGCCGGATGTCCCCTCCAGagtgtcctctctctccctgtcccctgctccctccctctcaatCAGCACCACCTCTTTGGAGTCGGGCTCCTGCCCCTCCCTGGTCTCCTCTGATGTCAGCTTGCCAAGCGTCTCcagcaccccccctcctcccgtgCCATCTCGTGTGAAGCCCACTGCGCTGCCTTTAGAAATGTTGCCCTCCGACTCCCCTCCTCAGCCGGCTCCTGTGAAGAAGAGCCCGGCGCCGCAGCCTCCCCAGCCCACCGCCACTTCAGAGCCCACTGCGGAGAACCAGCCCGAAAGCGAATGGCCGGTTGCCCCCCCGTCTGTCGCTGAGAGCCGCCCTGGCAGCCCCACTATCACTGAGCCGGTGCCCATGACCATCGGGGCTGAGCTGATTGAGCTGGTGCGGAAGAACACAAGCTTGAGTTACGAGCTGTCGCGGGTCGCTGTGGGCGTGGTGGTCGGCCATCTGCAGACCACTTTGCCTCAAGCATCCTCCGCCCTGGAGCAGGTTCTCCTCACGCTGGTGGAGAGCAAG gaCTCGAGTCCCGCTCTGCCGCAGGGTCAGGTGTGTCATGACGAGCAGCGGCTGGAGGTCATCTTCAGTGACCTCGCCCGTCACCGTGACGACTCCCAGCAGCGTAGCTGGGCGCTTCACGAGGACCACGCGCTGATCGCCTGctacctggaggagctgctgaagaTTCTG ACTGATGCCGATCCAGAGGTGTGTAAGAGGATGTGCAAGGCCGACCACTTCGAGAGCATCATCTCTCTGGTTTCATATTACCAGATG GAGCTCCGCGTGTcactgcggctgctgctgctcaaagtGTTCGGGGCGATGTGCAGCCTGGACGCCGCCTTCATCTCCACGCTGCTCAACTCCATCCTGCCCATGGAGCTGGCCAGAGACCTGCAGAATGACACACAAG AGCATCAGAAGATGTGTTACACAGCTTTGGTGCTGACTATGATCTTCTCGATGGGCGAGCAGGTGCCATATCATCACTATG AACACCTGAATGCAGACTTTGTTCAGTTCCTGCTGGATGTGGTGGAGGAGGGGCTTCCCTCCGACCCCACAGAGCAGCTGCCCGACACCTTCCTCAACCTGCTGCTGGCCTTCAACCTGCACCACACAA CTCCCAGCAACAATGTGatcatggaggaggtgaagaagaaaaatctcAAGATCCTCTCAGAGAAAGTTCTTCTGCTTCTGAACAGAGgcg ACGACCCTGTGTGTATGTTCAAACACACCCCGCCTGCACCGCACTCTGTGCTCAAGTTTCTGCAGGATGTTTTTGCCGACAGAGAGACGGCTGACATCTTCTACCGCACTGACATGATGGTGATGATTGACATCGCCGTCCGGCAAATATCTGACCTTTCACCTGGAGATaag GTGAGGATGGAGTACCTTTCCCTGATGCACTCCATAATGCGCTCGACGGACTACCTGGAGCACCAGCACCGTCTGTCTGACCTGCAGGGGGCACTGCAGAGGATTctcagggaggaggaagatcccggagaggaggaagggagcgCTACAGCGAAACAGATGGATAAGCTCATTGTGCAGCAGATCTACAAGGAGTTCCCACAGATCAGTGAGAACCAGGTCTAA